The sequence atttggaaatttttgctTAGATGGGAGGTGCCACGTCCCCTTTTCCGATACCTACCACTTTTCACCATAAGTACGGTAAATACAATCTATGCATTCAGGCCAAGTTTTAGTTCTCTAGTTTAATTGTTTTTAGAGATATATTGGTTTTCACATTTTGGTCTCATATTAGATTCCACACCCATTATATACCAGGGCCAACATTATAATATAATTCTGTTTAATTACTATTAGCAACATTAAAAAACGTCATCTTATATTCtctttgtaaaaagaaaatttaaaagaaattccgTAGAAGGGCGCATATCCGATAAACACTatataatttacttttttaccaaccatgtttttttgtgtattcttaattaatatatgTGTTAATTCATCAATTCCGAATGGAACGCAATACGCAATTAATAATTACAATggttccatttttttctttataaaaaatatttacatgtacAAATAGAGTTACTATGGGTCACAAGCAAGTCGAAGATATGTTGGTCCAATGTTATCTAATATTAAACGCCATAGATATCTATGTCATCTATAGTAAACGCGACTGGCAGTTCGCTGCCAGAGATTGCGAGGGAGAACCAtcgacatgttttaacaaagaGGCAATCGACAAAAACATGTCCGTTTATATAACTACAGTATCTACTTTTTCGAACTTAACCCCCAATCTGTAATTTGAAAGAGAGATTACCTATATAAGATAGATTACCCTATTCTGAAATAAgagataataaaataatcttttaatacgttcacatataagtagatgatctacttatTCGTGCTTAAAAAGCAAGATttgccatacaaaatttctcaccCAAAATcttagattataaaataataatagataataaccatattttttgacatacaaccctgtgttatccataattattattacgaatgtaatgGCCTCTGATGACGctccagcatgcttgtccaACAGgcgtatatgtgtgcgtgtcgggtgcttgacgctaatatctaaaatttttgattttcatcatgcaaaagccgacaacaagtatgtgtgacacgaagcaagtactcgtgtcacccgacacgcacacatatacgcCTGTtggacaagcatgctggagCGTCACCAGGGGCCATAAGgacaaacatcaaaataaaaactaaatgaaatggacgccggcaaagaaaacaggtttgtagacataattctaataaaataatatcgaatttcgcgtGCATATACCTGCCATAATTTTCCGCActtcagtaaacgtcgtttacgaaTTTAGTCCAATTGCCTATTACTAGCAGGAAATTGCCCAATGAAATTAACTATTTCTCCTCTTTgccttttcttcatttcttaataataattaaacaaaccaaaaacactaaaatattccaccaaaccaatttctatGAAGTAAAACCTTGCAAAACTgtcttgacagctgattgtcaatgtTGTagctaatctgccatatgtgaacgggtatatttattttttttgtagatttatTGCTATCTCtgcatttatgaacgaattTGATTTTAGCTCTGTTATTTATCGCATGAGGTCtccatttgcatttaattgcaTGAGATTTTTTGTATGTGCTTAGCGTGCGAACGCTGGGACAAGGGGGTTCTAATTGTATACATTGTACaagtgattaaaaaaacaaacaaaaatagttgAGAGTGACTTTTATTGGGCAGTCTACTTaccaatttacattttataaatcCAAGAAAACTAAAATCCATCGTGTTATAACTCGTAAATAAATACAAgcacataattaacttaaatattCGCCGAAATCCAAATGAGTGATTTAACTGATAAAGTTATTATTGCAAAGACAGCTTTGATTGCCGCTTTGGGCGACAATGCATCCAAATATTTGGCCAACATGAAGCTGTGGTTCCGTTACAAGTGGTCCAAGGAGGAATTTGACGGTGAATCAAGAAAATTTCTTACACCCGACAAAATGCATTTACACAATCAATTTCTCATTGCTATACTGAACAAAATCGATGCTTTCCACACACCGGAACAAGCACCAGCTCTTTTTGCTACACATAACAGCGCCGGTATAAACAGTACATCGGGTGCTGCCAGTGGTGGTAGCAGTAGCAGTCGCAGCCGCAAACGCAAAAGAACTTCACGAGCATGCAGTGATCGCGTTACTTTCGAACCGTATGATTTTCTCGATTTTATAGTTGAAGATAATTTGGAATGCATTCGCCCCACGGCTGGTACGGACGCTAATGTTCAAATATTGCCAACCCAACGCTACTGTGTACAAGAGTTGTTTTTGCCTGACGCAGGATTTGTTATGGGTCGCTTCCTCATCGGCGCTTGGGAAGTGGGTCTCACGAATGTTGAAGATAATGTGGCCGAGTATGTAGCAATGGCAGTGCAAGTGCTCTTGAAAAATCTTGTATCCGCAATTGTAATGAACCGTAAACATTACAAAGTAACAGGAGATGGATCATTTTACTATGATGTTGGGGCACAATTAAAAGATCCTTCGCTGCGTAATACTGTCACACGACAAAAAATTGATGATGGACCATTGGAACTGGATAAAGAAATTACTTCGCCGAATTTCATGCGCCGTTCAAATGAGGATGGCGTTTTCTTATCAGCCTGTGAGGAAGTGTAAGTATATGATATGTCATAacattcccacgacagtcgaatCTGCCGGAATTTACATCCGGTGAAAGACCAATATCTGAAACTATCCTCAAAGAAGTTTatcgaatatattttatgttgttataataacaacaaaagcacTAATTATTTGTAAAGCAGTAatcatattttaattatagCGCACCACAAAAACGAGAAATGATAACATTAAAGGATGCTCAGCGCGCTTTTACCGATCACAACTTGATAGCATCGCACTCGGTGTTTACGATCAATATGGAGAGGTTAACGCAAATGTTgcactaatataaataaataaatgtagcaATAagtaatattacaaaatttattcttattaatatgaaaaaaaagacgTATTGGTTTCACAATTTTGAGAAAGTTGGTTGTTCCTTGGTCAACGAAGATACCGCTGCTTTGGCGAAGTCTTCAGATTGCATATTTATGGTATTCATTTGTCGctggaaaacaaaaacattttatttggagtatatttctaatatatgtataaatagttTTTACAATATGATCCAATCCATCCTGATTCGGTCTAGATTGGGAGTAAACTATGTTCCTCTTAGTAGCCTGTACTGCCACAGGACTCTTCTCAGCAATAGTGGCTGCCAATTCTAAGGCACCCTCTACACACGCTTCTTTGGTTGGGAAAACTTTGCTTACTAAACCGAAGCTATGCGCTTCTGCAGCACCAAAGCGGCGTGCGGTGAAGCAAAGTTCTCGGGCTAACGATTCGCTGCCAACAACTTTTGGTAAACGCTGTAAAACTCCCACGTCTGCAGCCATACCGATATCAACTTCTTTCAcacagaaaaatgcattttcacTGCAATAACGTATATCAGCAGCTGTTATAAGATCAACACCGGCGCCAATGCAGGCCGAATGTATGGCCGTTATAACAGGTTTAGGGCATACTTCCAAGGAGGAAATCGAATTTTGATATAGCTTGATTATATGCTCTAGCAAAACAGCTTTCCGAGCCACATCCTCGACTGCACCCAACTCTTGACCGAATTTCATCGCATCAGCCAAATCAAGTCCACCAGTGAAGTGTTTTCCGATTGCTGAGAGAACAATAACACGGCATTCGGGAGAAGCGCTAAGATTCTCAAAGCACTGCTCAATTTCCCTAAGAGTTTTAGCATGTGTATTAAACTATAGAAGCGTATTTCTATCCGAAAAAGTGTACTCACAACCACATATCTTTATTAAAGGTGTTAAGGTTTTTTGGACGATTAAGCTCAACATGATAAACAAACGGCTTAGGAGTAGTCACATGTAAAGTGTGATATTTCAAATCGCCACCACTTTTGTGGAGAATTGTACTGCTCATATTGCGCTGCACTTTAGGGATAAAAGTCCGCGGAACTgtaacgaaataaaaaacaagtagcCTTATGAACTTTGGACTTTCGGTAGCAGGAATACTAACCGAATGAACCAAGTAAAACAAACGATTTCTTTCCAGATGCACTCAATGCCATgtcttttaaaaaccttaaagttatagcaaatttaattgtttatattatattcgttggttaagtaaataaataaatacacaattaTAAACCGAATATACATTTATAAGTGAAAAGGAATAGATTGATCAAATTCTTTTATTGAGAGAAATGCACTCGTATTTCTCTTTTGTCAATTAAGGTACCACCACGTACATACATCTATGGCTtacctgtattttttttattgataccACTTTACTCAAGGCGAATCTAATCGTCTTGACTTTACTATAAAGATGCTCAAATGTTATGCGGGAAATTCTATTTTTGTTTACGCTATATTTCCGAAAGTCGAATCTAACAAGGGaactgctgattttttttttgtgatttggtGATCAGAAAGAGAAAGTAATCTGTTttccttttattgttgttaaattACATTCTGTtggtatttgttattgtatccACTAAGTTGCAAAACCAAAAagcatataaattttgtttttgtactactaCCATCTACTATTGCTATCATGTTGTACGAGTCCGCCTTGGCAATACCTTGCCGCATAAAGCATTCACAATAGAACTcagctgttttctttttttttttttgctaatctaAAGATAAACCAAAGATCCCTTTCACAGTTCTTAGTTTTTGACATTTTAgtattaactttatttatttaaacatattttattcggAAGTCTTTTCAAAATTGCTTTCgtagtaattaaataaaaaatatgtctatTCTGAAGAACGCAAGGCGTGCTCATCTAATGGTAAAAGCGCTTCGTAAATGTGGTATGtcagttatgtatgtatattagctaATACGGCCGCTCTTAAGTAGATGGTTCCTTTAAGATCGCATTGCATTTACTTCTTCAACGGCAATAACGCCTGATGCAACGGCCGCTGCTTCTCTGAGTAAAAACTTTTTACAAACTTTACGCTCGGAAACATTTGGGCAACCTACTTACGTGACACATCCTCATCTTGTGAACGAAGGTGAACTAGTTATAGGCCAAAATGTGGAATCATTTCGGGAGCGCCGTTCTTGGCTTATGAGCGGCATTCAAAAGCTCGATGCAGAAGATGCGAAAAATGTGCAATGCAAAAAGAAGTCTCATTTGGTAAAATAACATTTAAATTAGCAAATTatactttatttaaaacattttttaaggttATAGTACCATCATCGTCTAAGAAGTACATGAGCGATAAAATTCCTTACGTTTTTCGTCAAAACTCCGACTTTTATTACTTAACTGGTTGTCTGGAACCGGACTCTGTGCTGGTTATGACCATCAACGAGAACGAAGATGTCAAATCTACACTATTTATGAGGCCGAAAGATAAGCACGCCGAATTGTGGGATGGCACTCGTACAGGAGCTGAGAATGCACCCGATTTTTTCGGCGTGGATGAAGCTTATACAATAGAACAATTTTCACAAGTGCTAAAAAAATACGTAACAAGTGAAAAGCCTCTTGTTTGGTATGATTCACCTGCTTCAGATCAAGCCAACATTACCAGCGAGGTACAACAGGTAGCTGATAAAATATCAGAGGTTAAATCTCCCGCTGTCTATATACAAAGTCTCCGACTCTATAAATCGTCTAGTGAGCAAGATTTGATGCGTCGCACATGCCAAATTGCGTCAAGAGCAATAAATGAGGTAATAGCCGAATCGAAACCCGGGATTTCTGAGCATCATTTATTTGCTTCAGTCGACTATAAGTGCCGTATGAAAAATGCCAGCTATTTAGCATATCCGCCGGTGGTAGCGAGCGGTAACAATGCGACAACAATTCATTACATTAATAATACACAGTTGACAAGAAGTGGTGAACTCGTGCTAATGGATGCTGGTTGTGAATATGGTGGTTATACGAGTGATATTACCCGTACATGGCCCATAGATGGAACCTTCACACCGGCTCAGAAAATCCTGTACGATGTGGTGTTACAACTGCAAAAAGAATTGATAGGTAAAACACAATAATggctgttttcaaaaaatactcaCTAAAGATTCTTATAGCTACACTGTTAAAGCCTGGCGGAGAGACTTTGGACAACCTTTTCGATACAATGTGCATTAAATTGGGAAAATATTTGCAAGAAGCCGGAATAGTTCCAAAGAATATCGTTGACGATATTAGCTATGCCagggtattttattttcaaatattccaTAAGTaacttcaataaaatatatttttgtatttaggcTGGTTATAAATTCTGCCCCCACCATGTATCCCACTATCTTGGCATGGATGTACATGACACACCACTAATTCCACGGACATTTCCATTGCAACCGGGTATGGTGTTCACAGTGGAACCTGGAATTTATATAGGACATGATCGTCAAGATGTGCCAAAAGAATTTCGCGGCATTGGCATACGTATAGAGGATGATGTGCTAATCACCAGCGACAATAACGTGGAAGTACTCACCGCCGAATGTATAAAAGAGCGGGCAGAAatcgaaaatatgtttttgactAAACGCTAATTTAATATTGGATCAATTTTATGTAAGCTTCGTTAATTTCTATCATTGGTGTGtttgatgaagtaaaaattatacaaaaaaaaaagaaatattaataattaaaattttaataaaattgagtgttgtattttttgtgGCCAATGAAAGTAGACATGCGTGTCATGGCGTCTCCGTGGGCaatcacatatgtatgttctgGATCATAAAACTCAGTTAcaatagctaaaaaaatgagtttgtattttttatgaaataagttATAACGTAACGTGGGCTACTTACCCTCTTGTAGGCTTTCATAAGAAGAGAAAAGATTCACCGGGGCGGGCTGCATTTCGGTTAGATGAATACATTTCAGACTAGATAATATTTCCAGCAGAAACATTATTTCCACGGGTGGCAAATGTGGGAACTTTGAGCATATATCAAAAATCATACAGCCCGAACGACTAACACATTCGGTGAGAACAGATCCCAACCAACGATCTAAAACGCGCCGATTAATGGTACCATTTAGACGTATCCATGGGTGAGGTTTCATCACAATAACATCCCTGTCgaaaaaaatgacttattttaatcaattattattttaattgtttttattttaagtaaagtttaataagaaaataattccTACTAAGCTTGGTATACTATCTTAAAAGGTCACTCGTTGAAGGGTCTTGCGCAGCCACTAGACAAGAAAtaggagaaaataaaaaacacaagtaAAGATAATAAAACTGAGTAAACGTAGTTAactaaccggaacgacccggttgaatacgttcccacgacagtcggttctacgtaaccggaacgacccggatttatatccggccaaggactgtcacttcaacaaaactcctcgtatatgcacggggaatgttatgctactacaacaacaacaacaacccggTTTTATAaccagccaaggactgtcatttcagcagcattccccgcatatgtatggggaatgtttatgctgctacaacaacaacgcaacCCAAGAGGACAAAGGACTTTAAAATAAGTTTAAGTTCTGATTTAAATCTAAAGTTTTAAGACTTTTTTAAGTACTTACCTTTTCCAGTCTTTTTCATTAGTATTTGCTTGTGGAGTGTCGCTCTGAAACCGTTTGACCGGTTTTGAGACACGCTTGCTGATCTTCTCATCTTTTGCTGATCCACTGGGGTCATCAGATAACCTAGCTCTTTTACCGTAACTGGCTTCTTCAGCTTCATCGCTTCCTTCTTCCTCCACATTCGCGTTTTCACTGGCGCCGGCACTGTTTGCCACGTGTTTAAGATTCACTGTACCATCCGGCCCCAATTTTTCACGCTCCAGCCGTTTAAGGTGAAATGTGTGCACAACCCAGGGACGAATGTGAGCTTTATGCACGTATAGCATTGTAGAGACGCCAACACGTTTGATGAGGTAATGCTCAGAGAGAACACGCAAAGCGCGCGATAGAAATTGGGCATAAGGAAATTCACGCTGAAAAGAATGGACATTGAAAGTCTctcaaagtaatttaaaaacttaatgcACAATGAATACCTTCAAATCCGTCACAGGCACACCAAATTTACACTTTTCTATATATTTGAGTAGATCTTCAACGTGTTGTTGCTCCATAGCATTAAAGTCCAGTTTATTTAGCTTGGGCTTAAGTATCTCGAAGGTATTATCTGTGTATTTCCAATGCGATTCACTGGCATAAGAAAtagtaattaattaaatttacttatctAGAGCTAAATTTCATAGTTGACTTACTCCACAATTTTTCTCAAGATAAGGTCACGATCAATTTCAGCCTCCACTAAGCGCTTGGGCACACACAGTTCACCATGTAGCACAGTCTCTTTACTGGACAAAAGGAAATTCTTATCTACGTCTAACTGCAGAGTTGGCAGATTCACTACAAAAACATCTTGTGCGCGCGCAAAGCGCTCCTCCTTGTTCAGTGTTGGCTCGTACTCATCATTTTTGTCGTTATCTTCTTCCGCCACATTAAACTCCAATATTTCACAACACAACTGATGCCAGTCGATGGATTTGTTGACCTTTACATTTGCCGACACACGTCCCAGATCTTTGCGTTCATATGGAGTTTCCTTCTCACGCCAAAATGACTCTAACATACGCACTAGCGTTAGTAAATTGGAGGATTCAACAGTCACCGAACAACCATTCATGGCCATATTCAATACTTTCTGTGGTGGCATTTCAGTAAGCTCTCTTAAAATCGTTCTCTTTTCCTGTACTATCCGTTCAATCGCATTAATATAGTTGGCATGTTTCAGCACACAGTTGAAGGGGCATTCGATGCTGAGTGTATCGTGTTCATCATCTTTGTGCATCAGACGGCTAAAATTGATATCTACTTCGTGGTTGAGGTGATCGAGTGCACAGAAGAAGTGTATGTGGCGCACGGGCAGCTTGGATATAAAATCGTAGGGGTTGTATGTGATCTTGTAGCTTAAATTGGCTGGTTGGAATTTAACGCGGacctttgataaataaaaaacgggaaacaaattttattgtaaagtaaagtaaacttAAAATTCTTTTACAAAATTACCATTTTCAATTAAACAATCATCCGTATTACATTTACCTGTTTCTCATTGGCTTCACTTTCGAAACTTTTCGTGTACTCTGTTTCGGGCGCATTGTCGAAAATGCAATGATAATGATCAAGTATCCGATCCATCGACGATAATGTCTGTCTTTGTTCGGCATCAACGGTCAATATATTGATTGGCAATTTGATATTGCAAGTCCAAAAGCTTCGTGCCAGCCCTTCGGTGAGGAAGAAGAGTTGCCCCGCATTCGGCGACTTTAGCTCTACAACATTTGCCATCGACTGTCCTTTACTAGTCGATGGTTGTTCGATGAACTCCTCCTTGGGCTTCATCAAAACACCTAGCACATTTTCAAAGAACCCAAAGAGCGAGTCGTAAATGTAAAAAGGTATACGTAA comes from Anastrepha ludens isolate Willacy chromosome 3, idAnaLude1.1, whole genome shotgun sequence and encodes:
- the LOC128857822 gene encoding transcriptional adapter 1-like encodes the protein MSDLTDKVIIAKTALIAALGDNASKYLANMKLWFRYKWSKEEFDGESRKFLTPDKMHLHNQFLIAILNKIDAFHTPEQAPALFATHNSAGINSTSGAASGGSSSSRSRKRKRTSRACSDRVTFEPYDFLDFIVEDNLECIRPTAGTDANVQILPTQRYCVQELFLPDAGFVMGRFLIGAWEVGLTNVEDNVAEYVAMAVQVLLKNLVSAIVMNRKHYKVTGDGSFYYDVGAQLKDPSLRNTVTRQKIDDGPLELDKEITSPNFMRRSNEDGVFLSACEEVAPQKREMITLKDAQRAFTDHNLIASHSVFTINMERLTQMLH
- the LOC128857823 gene encoding delta(3,5)-Delta(2,4)-dienoyl-CoA isomerase, mitochondrial; its protein translation is MALSASGKKSFVLLGSFVPRTFIPKVQRNMSSTILHKSGGDLKYHTLHVTTPKPFVYHVELNRPKNLNTFNKDMWLEIEQCFENLSASPECRVIVLSAIGKHFTGGLDLADAMKFGQELGAVEDVARKAVLLEHIIKLYQNSISSLEVCPKPVITAIHSACIGAGVDLITAADIRYCSENAFFCVKEVDIGMAADVGVLQRLPKVVGSESLARELCFTARRFGAAEAHSFGLVSKVFPTKEACVEGALELAATIAEKSPVAVQATKRNIVYSQSRPNQDGLDHIRQMNTINMQSEDFAKAAVSSLTKEQPTFSKL
- the LOC128857821 gene encoding xaa-Pro aminopeptidase 3 — its product is MSILKNARRAHLMVKALRKCDRIAFTSSTAITPDATAAASLSKNFLQTLRSETFGQPTYVTHPHLVNEGELVIGQNVESFRERRSWLMSGIQKLDAEDAKNVQCKKKSHLVIVPSSSKKYMSDKIPYVFRQNSDFYYLTGCLEPDSVLVMTINENEDVKSTLFMRPKDKHAELWDGTRTGAENAPDFFGVDEAYTIEQFSQVLKKYVTSEKPLVWYDSPASDQANITSEVQQVADKISEVKSPAVYIQSLRLYKSSSEQDLMRRTCQIASRAINEVIAESKPGISEHHLFASVDYKCRMKNASYLAYPPVVASGNNATTIHYINNTQLTRSGELVLMDAGCEYGGYTSDITRTWPIDGTFTPAQKILYDVVLQLQKELIATLLKPGGETLDNLFDTMCIKLGKYLQEAGIVPKNIVDDISYARAGYKFCPHHVSHYLGMDVHDTPLIPRTFPLQPGMVFTVEPGIYIGHDRQDVPKEFRGIGIRIEDDVLITSDNNVEVLTAECIKERAEIENMFLTKR